The DNA sequence AGGCAACAGAGACGGGGCTTGGCGAACGGGCAGTGTCATGCCTTTTTTCGCCCCTGTCTACTACAATGCGAGGGAGCCTCCCAGGAGGCTCGGGTCCATGCAAGTTTACCTGGATTTACTTCGGCATATTCTCGAAAACGGCGTCGAGAAGAGCGACCGCACCGGGACCGGGACCCGGAGCGTTTTCGGGTATCAGATGCGCGTCGACCTGTCCCAAGGTTTCCCGCTGCTGACGACCAAGAAACTGCATCTCCGGTCGGTGATCCATGAGCTCCTCTGGTTTCTGGCGGGAGACACCAACATCGCCTACCTGAACGAAAACGGAGTGAGCATCTGGGACGAGTGGGCCGACCGGGATGGCGATCTGGGCCCGATTTACGGCTACCAGTGGCGCTCCTGGCCGACGCCAAGCGGCCGCCGCATCGACCAGATCACCGGCGTCATCAAGGCCATCCGCACGAATCCCGACTCGCGGCGCCACATCGTGAGCGCGTGGAACGTCGCCGACGTGGACCGGATGAAGCTTCCGCCGTGCCACACGCTGTTCCAGTTCTACGTGGCCGAGGAGCGCCTCTCCTGCCAACTCTATCAGCGGAGCGCCGACGTCTTTCTG is a window from the Acidobacteriota bacterium genome containing:
- a CDS encoding thymidylate synthase, with translation MQVYLDLLRHILENGVEKSDRTGTGTRSVFGYQMRVDLSQGFPLLTTKKLHLRSVIHELLWFLAGDTNIAYLNENGVSIWDEWADRDGDLGPIYGYQWRSWPTPSGRRIDQITGVIKAIRTNPDSRRHIVSAWNVADVDRMKLPPCHTLFQFYVAEERLSCQLYQRSADVFLGVPFNLASYALLTRMMAQVCGLEPGEFIHTFGDAHLYLNHLDQARLQLSRRPRPLPRILLNPRITSIFDFRYEDFVLEAYDPHPHIRAPISV